A part of Antennarius striatus isolate MH-2024 chromosome 21, ASM4005453v1, whole genome shotgun sequence genomic DNA contains:
- the lrrc18b gene encoding leucine-rich repeat-containing protein 18, translating into MAKGKKTGHAKTKIITLKVAQSCIQLTLEGKRCLDLSLKEISTVPKSILKLGQLDELDLSRNLITKLPDFWENFISITFLDLHSNYLEEVPETIGRLQNLLNLNLCNNRLTSLPIEIGLLKSLQTLNMGLNQLEALPSSIAALKELRYIGLFDNRFTRVPGCLYRLTKLERVNLDRNPILTKQEPSQELLTEPKRLYLVKETLLCADCRLKCQTEKKRWSIIQQVRTQEERWFLE; encoded by the exons ATGgccaaaggaaagaaaacaggtcacgctaaaactaaaataattacCCTGAAAGTGGCTCAGAGCTGCATACAGCTGACGCTGGAAGGCAAAAGATGTCTGGACCTCAGTTTGAAGGAGATCTCCACGGTGCCAAAGAGCATCCTGAAGCTGGGACAACTGGATGAACTGGACCTGAGCAGGAACCTGATCACAAAGCTCCCAGacttttgggaaaattttataAGCATCACTTTTTTGGATCTGCATAGCAATTAT CTGGAGGAAGTGCCTGAAACCATTGGTCGTCTCCAGAACCTGCTGAACTTGAACCTGTGCAACAACCGCCTGACCAGCCTCCCCATCGAGATCGGACTCTTGAAGAGCCTTCAAACCCTCAACATGGGTCTCAACCAGCTGGAGGCTCTTCCCTCCTCCATTGCAGCACTAAAGGAGCTCCGATACATCGGCCTCTTCGACAACCGATTCACCCGTGTCCCTGGCTGCCTCTACAGGCTGACCAAGCTAGAAAGGGTCAACCTGGACAGAAACCCCATCCTCACTAAGCAGGAACCCAGTCAGGAGCTGCTCACAGAACCCAAGAGGCTTTACCTGGTCAAGGAGACCCTTTTGTGTGCGGACTGCAGGCTTAAGTGTcaaacagagaagaagaggtGGAGCATTATACAACAGGTCAGAACCCAGGAGGAACGATGGTTTCTAGAATGA